The Fibrobacter sp. UWP2 DNA segment ATTTGCCCGCCACTTCGAAAGTTATACCGCCAAGCGCCTGCAAAAAGGATTCTTGCCAGGCGAGTTCTTTTGGATTCTCAAGAACCGCAAGGACCTGCACCCGCATTTAAGGCACCTGTGGCAGGCAATCCCCCTCGCCCTTTTCGGCACCATTGGCGTCCCCGTCGCCACAAAGTTCTTTGGTAAAAAATGAAAACCGCCGTCGCCATCCTCGTGAACTTCAAGGCTGCACAAGAAACCGTCCGCTGCCTGCGCGCCCTCGAAAAAGGGACGGTCAAGCCGCAGTGCGTTTACGTGGTTGACAACGCCTCGACCGAGGAATCGCAAAAAACGTTCGGGAACGAAGCCTTTGAACTCTCCGTCAAGTGGATTTGGAATACCGAGAACCGCGGCTTTGCCGCAGGCTGCAACCAGGGGATTCGCGCCGCGCAGGCCGACGGATTTGACGGCTTCTTTTGGCTGTTGAACAACGATACCGCCCCCCAGGAGGATGCCCTGGAAAAGCTTTTGGAGAAAGCCTCCGAAACGGGCGCCGGCATCACGGGCTCGCAAATCACCGACATGGACGGGAACTTTTTGGGTGGCGTCGGGTTCGTGAACCCGCAAATGGCGAACGTGCGGCGCGCCAATAGCCCAACCGAACCAGGCTTTGACTACGTCGAGGGTTCGTCTTTTTTGATTTCGCCCGAGTGCCTGCAAAAAGTAGGCCCCATGTGCGAAGACTACTTTTTGTACTTCGAAGAGAACGACTATTGCTGCGCGGCAAAAAAAATGGGCTTTGGGCTCGCCTGGGCAACCGAAAGCATTGTGCGCCACAGCGTAGGGACCAGCACAAAAAGCGAACTGGGCAAGGGCAAAGTCCCCTACTTTATTGACTGCCTCATGATCAGGAATCGCGTCCACTTTGCCTGCAAGTTCGGCTTCCCCAGGGTCTGGGTGCTGCTCGGGCTTTTCATTTCGCTTGGCATCCGCCTAAAACGTTTACAGCCCCAAAGGGTGTGGACCATATTGCGCATCACCATGTCGCCCAACGCCTTTAAAAACTTCGTCCAAAAGAACGGAGGTTATTATGCATAGAACATTCAAGCTGTTTATGCCCGTTTTAATGTTCACGCTCGCCATTGCAAGCAGCAGCACGGCCTTTGCCGCAAACCGCCCGGGCAATCCGCAAGTGCGCCACCTTAGCTTTGCCGACACGGCAAAAAAATACCAGGTGAACTTGCGCGGGCAGCTGGTGGACTCTGTCGCCGTGACGAACTTGACGACGGCCCCCACGCACTACGACAACTCCATGTCGGTGCGGCTCTTTTTGGACGGGCACTTTACCGACGCCTTTTGGTTTGACGCCCGCGTAAAGGTCCATACCGACTACACCAACCGCGATATTGCCGACCACTTTTACAACCCGTACGAGGGAATCCCCTACAACAAGCAAAGCGAAAACAAGCGCACCTGGGACCTTTTCGCCGCCAACATGGGCTACAATGCAGGTTTTGCACGACTGCTCGCCGGGTTCGACTACCTGGAATGGGGACCCGCCCGCCGCAACCACGTGATTCTGCGCGGCGAGAACAACATTTACCGCCCGTGGCAAGACAGCAGCAGCCGCTTGTTCGACGCGGCACCCACACCCTATTTTGGCTACCAGTTCGAGATTGGCCCCGTGATCTACACGCAATACGCCGCCAAGCTCTTCGAAAAGAAGAACGCGGGCAAATACCTGCACGCCCACCGCCTCGACTTGAACCTCCCCAAGAACATAACCCTCGGGCTGAGCGAGACCTCGCTGTACGGGACCACCGTGGAACCCGCCGGCACAAACCCGAACGAGGACGCCGACAGCACCGGCCGCGAATTTGAATGGGCCTACGTGATCCCGTTCATCCCCTACGTTTTCGAGGAGCATTTGCAAGGCGACCAAGACAACATCTCGCTCGCTTTTGACCTGAGTGTCAAGACCATCCCGCACTGGGAATTTTACGGCGAACTTTTATGGGACGACATGAAGTCGCCCACCAGCATGTTCGACGACGGATGGTGGGGCAACAAGTGGGCCGCCACCGTGGGCGTCGCCCGCGACAGCCTCCACCTTGGCCCTGCGCTCATTGACTTCTTTACCGAATACACGCGCATAGAGCCCTGGGTGTACACGCACCACAAGGGCGGAGGCTACACATACGCCACCTACGCGCAGAGCCTCGGGAGCGACCTCGGGCCGAACGCCCAGGAATTCCACGGGGAGCTAAGCGCCACCTACAAATTCATCAAGGGGACGCTCGTTGCCGGAGCCGTCGCCAAGGATACCGCCTTTGGCGGGAACCTCGCCGACATCCACGGACCCGACGACGCCACCGACAAAAAATTCCTGAGGGACGCCTCGACGCTCAACTACAAGGAGCTCGGCGGGTCCGTGAGTCTCTCGCCGTGGAGCTGGATGTGCTTTAAGGCGGGCTACACACGATTCTTTGGCGATTACGAAGGCTACCACGCCACCGCGACCGGCACCTTGCAGTGGTAAGCCGCCAAAACAGCCATATTAGAACAGGGCACGGATTTCGGCGTCGTTCTGGGCGGCAAGCGCCCTCGCCTTCCACTCGGGATCGAGAATTTTCTTTGCCATATTGGCAATCGCCACAGTATGCGCCGTGGCAGACTCGGCAGGCGAAAGCAGCACGCAAATGAACTGCGCCGTCTCGCCGGCGCGAACGTTTACGCCCGTGAAGCCACTCGGACAAACCGCAAAGCCCGCCAGAGGGCGATCCAGGCCCGAGACCCTTGTATGGGGCAGCAACAATCCCTCGCCCATGTAGATCCCCTGCTTGACGCGCTCCGAGAGGGCTTCCCAAACGGCATGGGCGTCAAAGGCGCATGGTCCGTGCACCAGGGCGTCATACGCAAAGCCAAGAGCCCTGTTGAAAGGTTCCTGCGTTGGGTAGAATTTCGTATAAAGTAATTCCATGT contains these protein-coding regions:
- a CDS encoding glycosyltransferase family 2 protein produces the protein MKTAVAILVNFKAAQETVRCLRALEKGTVKPQCVYVVDNASTEESQKTFGNEAFELSVKWIWNTENRGFAAGCNQGIRAAQADGFDGFFWLLNNDTAPQEDALEKLLEKASETGAGITGSQITDMDGNFLGGVGFVNPQMANVRRANSPTEPGFDYVEGSSFLISPECLQKVGPMCEDYFLYFEENDYCCAAKKMGFGLAWATESIVRHSVGTSTKSELGKGKVPYFIDCLMIRNRVHFACKFGFPRVWVLLGLFISLGIRLKRLQPQRVWTILRITMSPNAFKNFVQKNGGYYA
- a CDS encoding capsule assembly Wzi family protein, translated to MHRTFKLFMPVLMFTLAIASSSTAFAANRPGNPQVRHLSFADTAKKYQVNLRGQLVDSVAVTNLTTAPTHYDNSMSVRLFLDGHFTDAFWFDARVKVHTDYTNRDIADHFYNPYEGIPYNKQSENKRTWDLFAANMGYNAGFARLLAGFDYLEWGPARRNHVILRGENNIYRPWQDSSSRLFDAAPTPYFGYQFEIGPVIYTQYAAKLFEKKNAGKYLHAHRLDLNLPKNITLGLSETSLYGTTVEPAGTNPNEDADSTGREFEWAYVIPFIPYVFEEHLQGDQDNISLAFDLSVKTIPHWEFYGELLWDDMKSPTSMFDDGWWGNKWAATVGVARDSLHLGPALIDFFTEYTRIEPWVYTHHKGGGYTYATYAQSLGSDLGPNAQEFHGELSATYKFIKGTLVAGAVAKDTAFGGNLADIHGPDDATDKKFLRDASTLNYKELGGSVSLSPWSWMCFKAGYTRFFGDYEGYHATATGTLQW
- a CDS encoding PTS sugar transporter subunit IIA, which encodes MELLYTKFYPTQEPFNRALGFAYDALVHGPCAFDAHAVWEALSERVKQGIYMGEGLLLPHTRVSGLDRPLAGFAVCPSGFTGVNVRAGETAQFICVLLSPAESATAHTVAIANMAKKILDPEWKARALAAQNDAEIRALF